A DNA window from Polynucleobacter sp. AP-Titi-500A-B4 contains the following coding sequences:
- the rpmH gene encoding 50S ribosomal protein L34: protein MKRTYQPSVTRRKRTHGFRIRMKTKSGRAVLNARRAKGRKRLAV, encoded by the coding sequence ATGAAAAGAACATATCAACCATCAGTAACACGCCGTAAGCGCACCCACGGTTTTCGTATTCGCATGAAAACAAAGAGCGGACGCGCCGTATTAAACGCACGTCGCGCAAAAGGCCGCAAACGTTTGGCTGTTT